In one Neobacillus sp. CF12 genomic region, the following are encoded:
- the phoU gene encoding phosphate signaling complex protein PhoU: MSTRSKFDSKLMDLKEKLLEMESLAETAVRDSLSALINHDIEKANRVIAGDDKIDELEHLIHDRALLLIARESPVAKDLRTLNVALKVSSEVERMADMAVNIAKATLHIGNEKHFKEILDIPKMMDQALEMVSMSIKAYVDEDVMLAQKCAEKDDEVDKMFGKLVHELISMVPENPNATNQIIQLSFVCRFIERIADHSTNIAENVIYLVTGKTFNLNE, from the coding sequence ATGAGTACGAGATCAAAATTTGATAGTAAATTAATGGATTTAAAAGAAAAGCTCCTAGAAATGGAAAGTTTAGCGGAGACGGCCGTTCGTGATTCTCTAAGTGCCCTTATTAATCATGATATTGAAAAAGCTAATCGGGTCATTGCTGGTGATGATAAAATTGACGAATTAGAACATTTAATTCATGATAGGGCACTGCTTTTGATTGCAAGAGAATCGCCCGTAGCCAAAGATTTGAGAACGCTCAATGTCGCACTCAAGGTCTCATCTGAAGTAGAACGTATGGCTGATATGGCGGTTAATATTGCAAAAGCTACCTTGCATATCGGTAATGAAAAGCATTTCAAAGAAATCTTGGATATTCCGAAAATGATGGATCAGGCACTTGAAATGGTATCAATGTCAATTAAGGCATATGTAGACGAAGATGTAATGCTAGCACAAAAATGTGCTGAAAAAGATGACGAAGTGGATAAAATGTTCGGCAAACTGGTTCATGAACTAATCAGCATGGTACCAGAGAATCCGAATGCTACAAACCAAATTATCCAACTTTCTTTTGTTTGCCGGTTTATCGAAAGAATTGCGGATCATTCAACAAACATTGCTGAGAATGTAATTTATCTAGTAACAGGGAAAACGTTCAACCTAAATGAGTAA
- the rpmG gene encoding 50S ribosomal protein L33, giving the protein MRVNITLACTECGDRNYISTKNKRNNPDRLELKKYCPREKRTTAHRETK; this is encoded by the coding sequence ATGCGTGTAAATATTACGTTAGCTTGCACTGAGTGTGGAGATCGTAACTATATTTCAACAAAAAATAAACGTAACAACCCTGATCGTCTTGAGCTTAAGAAATATTGCCCAAGAGAAAAGCGTACAACAGCACACCGTGAAACAAAATAA
- a CDS encoding PstS family phosphate ABC transporter substrate-binding protein has protein sequence MKSFKKLALTAMMTGVLAITAACGAQGTEGNKEQAGEEVKQLQGEIKIDGSSTVFPIMEAVVEEYGMIQPNVKVPVGSSGTGGGFEAFIAGETELSNASRPIKDEEKAALEEKGIEYTEVKLAFDGLSVVVNKDNDWVESLTIEDLQKIWIEDGTTKKWSDINPDWPEEEIKLYSPGTDSGTFDYFDEVILDGKPIVEKATLSEDDNTLVQGVQGDKNAIGYFGYAYYAENKDTLKIVPIDGGDGPVEPTNETIESGEYAPLSRPLFTYVKNSAIKEQEEVYDFMKFLLENAATLSEDVGYVQLPEEEYTKQLETLETLK, from the coding sequence ATGAAAAGCTTTAAGAAATTAGCACTAACAGCAATGATGACTGGTGTGCTAGCAATTACAGCCGCTTGTGGTGCACAGGGTACTGAAGGCAACAAAGAACAAGCTGGCGAAGAAGTAAAGCAACTTCAAGGTGAAATTAAAATAGACGGTTCATCTACAGTTTTCCCAATTATGGAAGCAGTTGTTGAAGAATATGGAATGATACAACCTAATGTTAAAGTTCCTGTTGGATCATCTGGAACTGGAGGCGGTTTTGAAGCATTTATTGCTGGTGAAACTGAACTAAGCAATGCTTCTCGTCCAATTAAAGATGAAGAAAAAGCAGCACTTGAAGAAAAAGGTATTGAATATACAGAAGTGAAATTAGCATTTGACGGACTCTCAGTAGTAGTAAATAAAGACAATGATTGGGTAGAAAGCTTAACAATCGAAGACTTACAGAAAATTTGGATTGAAGACGGAACAACGAAAAAATGGTCTGATATCAATCCAGATTGGCCAGAAGAAGAAATCAAATTATACTCTCCTGGTACAGATTCAGGAACCTTCGACTACTTCGATGAAGTAATTCTTGATGGAAAACCAATCGTTGAAAAAGCAACTCTTTCTGAGGACGACAATACATTAGTACAAGGTGTTCAAGGTGACAAGAATGCAATTGGTTACTTTGGTTATGCTTACTATGCAGAAAACAAAGATACTTTGAAAATCGTTCCAATTGATGGCGGAGACGGTCCTGTTGAGCCAACCAATGAAACAATTGAATCTGGGGAATACGCTCCACTCTCACGTCCATTATTCACTTATGTGAAGAACTCTGCTATTAAAGAACAAGAAGAAGTGTATGATTTCATGAAGTTCCTTTTAGAAAATGCTGCAACATTATCTGAAGATGTTGGATATGTACAATTACCTGAAGAAGAGTATACAAAGCAATTAGAAACATTAGAAACTCTTAAGTAA
- a CDS encoding glycosyltransferase family 4 protein, with protein sequence MDDRLKIEMKHNHSSQWQLKILILTWEYPPNLVGGLSRHVQGLSEHLSQLGHQVHVVTAGNGGLPMFEKINGVYVHRVTPLNNQDDNFLTWIAGLNLAMSFRVIKIAEEIKFDIVHAHDWLVGAAAISLKEELSIPLLTTIHATEHGRNNGIHTEIQRFIHEKESQLITQSNQIIVCSHYMKEELLTNFHLHEKKMAIVPNGIELSEVKVNPNEIFPFVKNRKYVFSVGRMVKEKGFETIIEAAQLAKESRSDVYFVIAGKGPMLERYRKMVREKQVDQYVAFIGYVTDEQRNALLVNSEIALFPSLYEPFGIVALEAMIHAKPTIVSETGGLKGIIMDKQTGLLMAPGDAKSLLANVNFLLNNPVKAKEIGEKGRKIVKGLYGWKRIASQTVKVIEDMLLNTRANVNEKAR encoded by the coding sequence ATGGATGATCGATTAAAGATCGAAATGAAACATAATCATTCTTCCCAATGGCAATTAAAAATTCTTATTTTAACCTGGGAGTACCCTCCAAATCTTGTTGGTGGGCTCTCGAGGCATGTCCAGGGCCTTTCTGAACATTTATCCCAACTTGGCCACCAGGTACATGTTGTCACAGCAGGGAATGGCGGTCTCCCTATGTTTGAAAAAATTAATGGTGTTTATGTCCATCGTGTTACTCCTCTAAACAATCAGGACGATAATTTTCTCACTTGGATAGCTGGTCTGAATTTAGCAATGAGTTTTAGGGTTATAAAAATTGCCGAGGAGATAAAGTTTGATATCGTTCATGCCCACGATTGGCTTGTAGGGGCTGCAGCAATTTCGTTAAAAGAAGAACTGTCTATTCCCTTATTAACGACGATTCATGCTACGGAACATGGCAGGAATAATGGTATTCATACTGAAATACAACGCTTTATCCATGAAAAAGAGAGCCAGTTAATAACGCAGTCAAACCAAATAATTGTTTGTAGTCACTATATGAAAGAAGAACTTCTAACAAACTTCCATCTCCATGAGAAAAAAATGGCGATTGTTCCTAATGGTATTGAACTAAGTGAAGTTAAGGTAAATCCAAATGAAATTTTTCCATTTGTAAAGAACAGAAAGTATGTCTTTTCAGTGGGGAGAATGGTGAAGGAAAAGGGATTTGAAACGATTATAGAGGCAGCACAATTGGCAAAGGAAAGCAGAAGCGATGTTTATTTCGTTATCGCTGGCAAAGGACCAATGCTCGAAAGATACCGAAAAATGGTAAGAGAGAAACAAGTAGACCAATACGTGGCTTTTATTGGTTATGTTACGGACGAGCAAAGAAATGCCCTTCTTGTAAACAGTGAAATCGCTCTATTTCCAAGCTTATATGAACCTTTTGGAATTGTTGCTCTTGAAGCGATGATTCATGCTAAACCAACAATTGTTTCAGAAACCGGCGGGCTAAAAGGAATTATCATGGATAAGCAAACAGGCTTACTAATGGCTCCGGGAGATGCTAAGAGTCTTCTAGCTAATGTTAACTTTTTATTAAACAACCCCGTTAAGGCGAAGGAGATTGGTGAAAAAGGCAGGAAAATCGTTAAGGGACTTTATGGCTGGAAAAGAATTGCTTCACAAACAGTAAAAGTTATCGAAGATATGCTGTTAAATACACGAGCAAATGTGAATGAAAAGGCAAGATAA
- the pstC gene encoding phosphate ABC transporter permease subunit PstC: MKGVFNLTTQNTNSFSVQKMIQEKKKRKSAGGITEKIMPYILFLAAAVSVLTTIGIVLTLIFETFLFFDAVSIKEFFTAKKWYPFSDTNGSFGILPLVMGTLKVTVIAAIVAVPIGLASAIYLSEYASDRARRIIKPILEVLAGIPTIVYGFFALTFVTPILREIIPSLEIFNALSPGIVIGIMITPMIASLSEDAMTSVPNAMREGALALGSTKFEVAIKVVLPAAISGIIASIVLGVSRAIGETMIVAVAGGSTPNLEWNLTGSIQTMTAYIVQVSQGDAGYGTTIYYSIYAVGMTLFVFTLVMNLLAQYITRRFREEY; this comes from the coding sequence ATGAAAGGGGTTTTCAATTTGACTACTCAAAACACCAATTCTTTCTCTGTTCAGAAAATGATACAAGAGAAGAAAAAAAGGAAGAGCGCTGGCGGAATTACTGAAAAAATCATGCCATATATTTTATTCCTTGCAGCGGCTGTTTCTGTTTTGACTACAATTGGCATTGTTCTTACGCTCATATTTGAAACATTTTTGTTTTTCGATGCAGTGTCGATTAAGGAGTTTTTCACCGCTAAAAAGTGGTATCCTTTTTCCGATACTAATGGATCATTCGGTATTCTGCCGTTAGTAATGGGAACGCTAAAGGTAACTGTAATTGCTGCTATTGTTGCTGTTCCAATCGGATTAGCTTCAGCCATTTATTTGAGTGAGTATGCATCAGACCGAGCTCGCAGAATTATTAAACCGATATTAGAAGTTTTAGCTGGAATCCCAACAATTGTTTATGGATTTTTTGCACTAACTTTTGTTACTCCTATATTACGTGAAATTATACCGTCCCTTGAAATTTTTAATGCGTTAAGCCCTGGTATTGTAATTGGAATCATGATAACACCGATGATTGCTTCTCTTTCAGAGGATGCGATGACTTCAGTTCCTAATGCAATGCGTGAAGGTGCACTTGCACTTGGGTCGACTAAATTTGAAGTAGCCATTAAAGTCGTCCTGCCGGCTGCTATCTCTGGAATTATTGCCTCTATTGTATTAGGGGTCTCGCGAGCAATCGGCGAAACAATGATTGTAGCAGTGGCTGGTGGATCAACGCCGAATCTTGAATGGAATTTGACTGGCTCGATTCAAACGATGACTGCATATATTGTCCAAGTCAGCCAAGGTGATGCTGGTTATGGTACGACGATCTACTATAGTATTTATGCAGTAGGTATGACATTATTTGTATTTACATTGGTGATGAATTTATTAGCTCAATATATCACCCGTCGTTTTAGGGAGGAATATTAA
- a CDS encoding DUF4912 domain-containing protein — MIEEIIKLREDGLSFRKIASQLNTTIGRVQYRWNKYINTQENTREDIIVEVKTREADILVEPPTIDLNSIKGELQVKLVTPQKVIVYWEASKLPKKVVSLFYNKPIEELVHIIRIYDVTDMIFNGKNAHHFYDITVPYHKGYWFIKGLTASRSYLAELGVKYNETDFCPFLRSNSVQTPKIGGNRGSEIYNNLIHAQQIDDFSPKWIDHVSTYSYYEESKNMEQKNG; from the coding sequence ATGATTGAAGAAATTATTAAACTAAGAGAGGATGGTTTATCATTCCGAAAAATCGCCTCGCAATTAAATACAACGATTGGAAGAGTACAATATAGATGGAATAAATATATCAATACTCAGGAAAACACTAGAGAAGACATCATTGTTGAAGTGAAGACGCGTGAGGCAGACATATTAGTAGAACCGCCAACTATTGATCTTAATTCGATAAAGGGTGAACTCCAAGTTAAACTTGTAACTCCACAGAAAGTAATCGTATATTGGGAAGCATCTAAACTTCCTAAGAAAGTCGTATCATTATTTTATAATAAACCGATTGAGGAATTGGTTCATATCATTAGAATTTATGATGTTACTGATATGATATTCAATGGGAAAAATGCTCATCATTTCTATGATATTACGGTTCCATACCATAAAGGTTATTGGTTTATTAAAGGATTGACAGCGAGTCGGAGCTACTTAGCCGAGTTAGGCGTTAAATATAACGAAACAGATTTTTGTCCATTCCTTCGCTCAAACTCAGTTCAAACTCCGAAAATAGGAGGGAATAGGGGAAGTGAGATTTACAATAATTTAATCCACGCCCAACAAATTGATGATTTTTCACCTAAATGGATTGACCATGTCAGTACATACAGTTACTATGAAGAATCAAAAAATATGGAGCAAAAAAATGGATGA
- the pstB gene encoding phosphate ABC transporter ATP-binding protein PstB: METTTATAKIINPQEKQIVYKTSDLDLWYGDNQALKKINLDIMENEVTAIIGPSGCGKSTYIKTLNRMIELVPGVRTSGEILYRGKNILDKSYQVEELRTKVGMVFQKPNPFPKSIYENVAYGPKIHGIRDKKILDQIVEKSLRGAAIWDEVKDRLNQNAYGLSGGQQQRLCIARCLAIEPDVILMDEPTSALDPISTLKVEELVQELKKEFSIIIVTHNMQQAARISKKTAFFLNGEVIEFSETNKIFSTPEDKRTEDYITGRFG; the protein is encoded by the coding sequence ATGGAAACAACAACAGCCACTGCAAAAATTATTAATCCACAAGAAAAACAAATTGTATATAAAACAAGCGACTTAGATTTATGGTACGGTGATAATCAAGCGCTAAAGAAAATAAACCTAGATATTATGGAAAATGAAGTTACTGCTATTATTGGCCCCTCAGGATGTGGAAAATCAACATATATTAAGACATTAAATCGTATGATTGAACTAGTTCCAGGTGTTAGAACTTCAGGTGAAATTCTCTATCGTGGAAAAAATATCCTCGATAAGTCTTACCAGGTAGAAGAATTACGAACAAAGGTTGGAATGGTGTTCCAAAAGCCAAATCCATTTCCAAAATCAATCTATGAAAATGTGGCTTATGGTCCAAAAATACATGGTATTCGCGATAAAAAAATCTTAGATCAAATTGTCGAAAAAAGTTTAAGAGGAGCGGCCATTTGGGATGAAGTAAAAGACCGTCTAAATCAAAATGCATACGGATTATCTGGGGGGCAGCAGCAGCGCCTTTGTATCGCCCGCTGTTTGGCGATTGAACCGGATGTTATCTTAATGGATGAACCGACGTCAGCACTAGATCCTATTTCAACATTAAAAGTTGAAGAACTAGTCCAAGAATTAAAGAAGGAATTTAGTATTATTATCGTTACCCATAACATGCAGCAGGCGGCACGTATATCTAAGAAAACTGCTTTCTTTTTAAATGGAGAAGTGATAGAATTTTCAGAAACTAATAAAATCTTCTCAACTCCGGAAGATAAGAGAACTGAGGACTATATTACAGGAAGATTTGGATGA
- a CDS encoding 5-formyltetrahydrofolate cyclo-ligase has protein sequence MNEKNFIRNEMKERLSKLSKPYYEHYSYKIATNLYNHEDWQQSKVIGITVSKEPEVDTYQIIRKAWESGKEVVIPKCHPKKKALTFHKITKFSQLESVFYGLFEPIIEQTIEVKPENIDLLIVPGLAYTNEGFRLGFGGGYYDRYLPGYNGKTMALAFHFQVISQFDIEEHDIPVSKIITNNEVINTK, from the coding sequence ATGAATGAAAAAAACTTCATACGAAATGAAATGAAAGAAAGACTTTCAAAACTATCCAAACCTTACTATGAACATTACTCCTATAAAATTGCCACTAATCTTTATAATCATGAAGACTGGCAACAGTCAAAAGTAATCGGAATCACTGTTTCGAAGGAACCAGAAGTTGATACATATCAAATCATACGAAAAGCATGGGAGTCTGGAAAAGAAGTTGTTATTCCAAAATGTCATCCAAAGAAAAAGGCGCTAACCTTCCATAAAATAACCAAGTTTTCGCAGTTAGAATCTGTTTTCTATGGATTATTCGAACCTATAATAGAACAGACGATAGAGGTAAAACCTGAAAACATTGATCTATTGATTGTACCCGGATTAGCATATACAAATGAAGGATTTCGGTTAGGCTTTGGCGGGGGATACTATGATCGCTATTTACCAGGATATAATGGGAAAACAATGGCTCTTGCCTTTCATTTCCAAGTTATATCCCAATTTGACATAGAGGAACATGATATCCCGGTCTCGAAAATTATCACAAATAACGAGGTAATAAATACAAAATGA
- the pstA gene encoding phosphate ABC transporter permease PstA, producing the protein MNLINHESVVKRMKSRLSKNSISKWIFFALTMFVLLILGVLLYRIFSQGLGYLDLQFLQSLPSRKPENAGVYAALIGTIWLMAVVAPVSLLLGVGTAIYLEEYAKDNAITNFIKVNISNLAGVPSIVFGLLGLTIFVRALALGTSVLAAGLTMSLLVLPVIIVASQEAIRAVPNQLREASFGLGATKWQTIVRIVLPAAIPGILTGGILALSRAIGETAPLVVLGMPLFLAFLPRTFLDSMTVLPLQIYNWTGRPQVEFHALAAAGIIVLLVMLIIMNSIAVLIRNKFQKRY; encoded by the coding sequence ATGAATTTAATTAATCACGAATCCGTTGTAAAGCGGATGAAATCAAGATTATCTAAAAATTCAATTTCAAAGTGGATATTTTTTGCTTTAACCATGTTTGTTTTATTAATATTAGGAGTATTATTATATCGGATATTCTCTCAAGGACTTGGCTATTTAGATTTGCAATTTCTACAAAGTCTTCCTTCAAGGAAGCCTGAAAATGCAGGTGTTTATGCTGCGTTAATTGGAACCATTTGGCTAATGGCTGTTGTGGCACCTGTTTCATTACTACTAGGTGTGGGTACTGCCATCTATCTCGAGGAATATGCAAAAGATAATGCGATAACAAATTTTATTAAAGTGAATATTTCTAATCTTGCAGGTGTCCCGTCTATTGTTTTCGGATTACTTGGTTTAACTATATTCGTACGTGCCTTAGCACTTGGGACAAGTGTCTTGGCTGCAGGACTTACCATGAGTTTACTTGTTTTGCCAGTCATTATTGTAGCTTCACAAGAAGCTATTCGTGCAGTGCCTAATCAATTAAGAGAGGCTTCATTTGGATTAGGGGCTACAAAATGGCAGACCATTGTTCGAATTGTTCTTCCTGCTGCAATTCCAGGAATACTTACTGGCGGAATTTTGGCTCTTTCCCGTGCAATCGGAGAAACAGCACCGCTTGTTGTCCTTGGAATGCCTTTATTCCTTGCATTTTTACCAAGAACATTTTTAGATAGTATGACCGTATTACCGTTACAAATTTACAATTGGACAGGTCGTCCTCAAGTTGAGTTTCATGCTTTAGCTGCCGCAGGTATTATCGTTTTACTTGTGATGTTAATTATCATGAATTCAATCGCTGTTTTAATTCGAAATAAATTTCAGAAAAGATATTAA
- a CDS encoding penicillin-binding protein 2, producing the protein MVINKKKKPHVTFRLNMLFFVIFLLFSILILRLGLVQIVYGEDFKREIERTEDITVNNPVPRGKMFDRNGKIIVDNTPLNAITYTKFQDTTQEEMLETAERLAKLINKDTSKVRERDKKDYWLLKNPEKAKEKITEKEWSLYDQDELDDKEIYNLQLERIKKKDLASLTPQDLETLAIFREFNSGYALTQQIVKNENVTPEEFAVVSENLEDLPGVDTTTDWERYYAFGNTLKTVLGNVTSSDEGLPKDKLEEYLARDYSRNDRVGKSYIELQYEDVLHGQKGKVKNVTDKAGKILSTEVVSEGQRGKDLVLTIDMALQLEIEKIIEEELWNAKKNPKSALLDRAFVVLMDPHTGEILTMAGKQIARNAETNKQEMKDFALGNITTSYEVGSVVKGATILTGYNTGAIKPGSTQYDSPLLIKGTNPKSSWKNFGNINDLRALQISSNVYMWKTVIEMANGTYSPNKSLPLDLSAFDTIRQSFSQFGLGVKTGIDLPNEGTGYIGPVKQSGLLLDLVIGQYDTYTVMQLAQYISTIANGGFRVQPHIVKEIREPVLESNELGPVFQEIEPTILNRIDGKDEWIDRVQEGFRMVMQVGDGTGVSTFKGAEYNPAGKTGTAQAPYDGPERKKFEKSPEVMNLSLISYAPFENPEIAMAVLVPWAYQGNSGPGTANIIGKRVLDTYFNLQKQDQSVETNDVSDTQQNTQ; encoded by the coding sequence ATGGTTATAAATAAGAAAAAAAAGCCGCATGTCACTTTTCGGTTGAACATGCTATTCTTCGTTATATTTTTACTATTTTCAATCTTAATTCTACGTTTAGGTTTAGTTCAGATTGTTTATGGGGAAGATTTTAAACGTGAAATAGAGAGGACGGAAGATATAACGGTAAATAACCCAGTGCCTCGGGGGAAAATGTTTGATCGTAATGGAAAAATTATTGTTGATAATACACCGTTGAATGCAATCACTTACACGAAGTTTCAGGATACAACCCAAGAAGAAATGCTTGAAACTGCTGAACGCTTGGCAAAACTAATTAATAAAGATACATCAAAAGTCCGGGAACGGGATAAAAAGGATTACTGGTTACTAAAAAATCCTGAGAAAGCGAAAGAAAAAATCACTGAAAAAGAATGGTCTTTATACGACCAAGACGAATTGGACGATAAAGAAATATACAACCTTCAGCTAGAAAGAATTAAGAAAAAAGACCTTGCTAGCTTAACACCACAAGATTTAGAAACCTTAGCGATTTTCAGGGAATTTAACAGTGGTTATGCATTAACCCAGCAAATTGTAAAAAACGAAAATGTCACTCCCGAAGAGTTCGCCGTTGTTAGTGAAAATCTAGAAGATTTGCCTGGCGTTGATACTACTACGGATTGGGAACGATATTATGCATTTGGAAATACATTAAAAACCGTACTTGGAAATGTAACATCTTCTGATGAAGGCTTGCCGAAGGATAAACTAGAGGAATATCTTGCTCGTGATTATAGTCGAAATGACCGAGTAGGTAAAAGCTATATTGAGCTGCAGTATGAAGATGTCTTGCATGGGCAAAAGGGCAAAGTGAAAAATGTAACCGATAAAGCCGGTAAAATCTTATCGACTGAAGTGGTTTCAGAGGGTCAGCGAGGTAAAGACCTTGTCCTAACGATTGATATGGCTCTTCAACTTGAAATAGAAAAAATTATTGAAGAAGAGCTTTGGAATGCGAAGAAAAATCCTAAGTCTGCGTTATTAGACCGGGCCTTTGTTGTTCTTATGGATCCTCACACGGGAGAAATATTAACAATGGCCGGAAAGCAAATTGCAAGAAACGCTGAGACGAATAAACAAGAAATGAAAGACTTTGCACTAGGGAATATAACTACCTCTTATGAAGTCGGATCTGTTGTCAAAGGAGCCACAATTTTAACGGGATATAATACAGGGGCAATTAAGCCGGGTTCAACTCAATATGACTCACCGTTATTAATAAAGGGTACAAACCCTAAGTCTTCATGGAAGAACTTCGGAAATATTAATGACTTAAGAGCACTGCAAATATCCTCAAACGTTTATATGTGGAAAACTGTAATTGAAATGGCCAATGGGACATATTCACCGAATAAGTCGCTCCCATTAGACTTAAGTGCCTTTGACACGATACGACAATCCTTTAGCCAATTTGGTCTAGGAGTAAAAACCGGAATTGACCTTCCAAATGAGGGTACCGGTTATATTGGTCCAGTGAAACAGTCTGGTTTGCTGCTTGACTTGGTGATAGGTCAGTATGATACCTATACCGTTATGCAATTAGCGCAATATATTTCAACGATTGCAAATGGCGGATTCCGAGTTCAGCCGCATATTGTAAAGGAAATTCGTGAACCAGTGCTCGAGAGCAATGAATTAGGTCCAGTATTTCAGGAAATTGAACCAACAATATTAAATCGAATTGATGGTAAAGATGAATGGATTGATCGAGTACAAGAAGGCTTTAGAATGGTTATGCAGGTAGGGGATGGTACCGGTGTTAGTACTTTTAAGGGGGCTGAGTACAATCCTGCAGGTAAAACAGGAACTGCCCAAGCACCATACGATGGCCCAGAACGTAAGAAATTTGAGAAATCACCTGAAGTTATGAACTTGAGTCTGATTAGCTATGCTCCATTTGAGAATCCTGAGATTGCTATGGCCGTTTTAGTTCCATGGGCATACCAAGGAAACAGTGGGCCAGGTACAGCTAATATAATTGGTAAAAGAGTATTGGACACCTACTTTAATCTACAAAAACAAGATCAAAGTGTTGAAACGAATGATGTTTCAGATACACAACAAAATACTCAATAA
- a CDS encoding MFS transporter, producing the protein MAKKFSFLGDVKLTKDLSLLLLIGGLYSLSVALSNTFVNIYLWKQTGEYSDLALYNLSIVVIQPLTFILAGRWAKKIDRVKVLRLGVSFLAIFYLMVLITGKNASTYLLLLGSLLGIGYGFYWLAYNVLTFEITEPETRDFFNGFLGILSSTGGMIGPIAAGFIITRFEKFAGYSLVFGISLSLFALAVILSFSLKPRPASGKYCFTRILKERKQNENWRLITNANFFQGLREGTFLFIISVLVYISTGSELALGTFGLINSGISFIAYFAASRLIKKNKRKKAILLGGIILYLAVLIIVWDVNYVKLLIYAAMIAVAYPILLVPYMSTTYDVIGTAWKAAEMRIEYIVVREIFINLGRIVSILSFLAAVTWFDEKQSIPILLLFLGAGHSLIYLFIRRVQLPTM; encoded by the coding sequence ATGGCGAAAAAATTTAGTTTTTTAGGTGACGTAAAATTAACAAAGGATTTATCCCTGCTTTTACTCATTGGAGGGTTATATTCATTAAGTGTTGCACTATCAAATACTTTTGTGAATATCTATTTGTGGAAACAAACAGGTGAATATTCTGATCTTGCTCTTTATAATCTTTCAATTGTCGTTATACAGCCTTTAACTTTTATCTTAGCGGGGAGATGGGCAAAGAAAATTGACCGAGTGAAAGTGTTAAGATTAGGTGTCAGTTTTCTAGCAATATTCTACCTAATGGTGTTAATAACTGGAAAAAATGCATCAACCTATTTATTACTGTTAGGAAGTCTGCTGGGAATTGGGTATGGGTTTTATTGGCTCGCCTATAATGTATTAACCTTTGAAATAACCGAGCCTGAAACGAGAGATTTTTTTAATGGCTTTTTAGGAATCTTATCCTCAACAGGCGGAATGATTGGACCAATTGCGGCTGGATTTATTATTACTCGTTTTGAAAAGTTCGCAGGGTATTCGCTTGTGTTTGGGATTTCTTTATCCCTATTTGCACTCGCTGTTATCCTGAGTTTTTCATTGAAACCACGCCCTGCAAGTGGAAAGTACTGCTTTACCCGGATACTGAAAGAAAGAAAGCAAAATGAAAATTGGCGCCTGATAACAAATGCGAATTTTTTCCAGGGTCTTAGAGAAGGAACGTTCTTATTTATTATCTCGGTACTTGTCTACATTTCGACTGGGAGTGAACTTGCTTTAGGAACGTTTGGACTTATAAATTCCGGAATCTCCTTTATAGCCTATTTTGCAGCATCCCGGTTAATTAAAAAAAACAAGCGAAAAAAGGCCATCCTTCTAGGTGGTATCATCCTTTATTTAGCTGTTTTAATAATCGTCTGGGATGTTAATTATGTAAAACTATTAATTTACGCAGCCATGATTGCGGTTGCCTATCCCATTTTGTTAGTGCCATATATGTCAACTACATATGATGTAATCGGAACTGCTTGGAAAGCGGCAGAAATGAGAATAGAGTATATTGTGGTACGGGAGATTTTTATTAATCTGGGAAGAATCGTTTCGATTTTGTCTTTCTTAGCGGCAGTAACTTGGTTTGATGAGAAGCAAAGTATTCCAATTCTACTTTTATTTCTCGGAGCAGGACATTCATTAATATATTTGTTTATAAGACGAGTCCAATTGCCTACTATGTAG